One region of Athene noctua chromosome 18, bAthNoc1.hap1.1, whole genome shotgun sequence genomic DNA includes:
- the RHOT1 gene encoding mitochondrial Rho GTPase 1 isoform X6 translates to MKKDVRILLVGEREVGKTSLIMSLVSEEFPEEVPPRAEEITIPADVTPERVPTHIVDYSEAEQSDEQLYHEISQANVICIVYAVNNKNSIDKVTSRWIPLINERTDKDSRLPLILVGNKSDLVEYSSMETILPIMNQYTEIETCVECSAKNLKNISELFYYAQKAVLHPTGPLYCPEEKEMKPACIKALTRIFRISDQDNDGTLNDAELNFFQRICFNTPLAPQALEDVKNVVRKNLSDGVADNGLTLKGFLFLHTLFIQRGRHETTWTVLRRFGYDDDLELTPEYLFPPLKIPPDCTTELNHHAYLFLQSIFDKHDLDRDCALSPDELKDLFKVFPYMPWGPDVNNTVCTNERGWITYQGFLSQWTLTTYLDVQRCLEYLGYLGYSILAEQESQASAITVTRDKKIDLQKKQTQRNVFRCNVVGMKGCGKSGVLQALLGRNLIRQRQIRAEHKSYYAINTVYVYGQEKYLLLHDVSDSEFLTDAETICDAVCLVYDVSNPKSFEYCARIFKQHFMDSRIPCLVVAAKSDLHEVRQEYSISPAEFCKKHKMPPPQAFTCNTVDVPSKDIFVKLTTMAMYPHVTQADLKSSTFWLRASFGATVFAVLGFAMYKALLKQR, encoded by the exons ATGAAGAAGGACGTGAGGATCCTGCTGGTGGGAGAACGTGA AGTTGGGAAGACATCACTAATTATGTCTCTTGTCAGTGAAGAATTTCCAGAAGAG GTTCCACCACGAGCTGAAGAAATCACCATTCCAGCTGATGTCACCCCCGAAAGAGTGCCAACCCACATAGTGGATTATTCAG AAGCAGAGCAAAGTGATGAGCAGCTTTACCATGAAATATCACAG gcAAATGTGATTTGTATAGTATATGCTGTTAACAACAAGAATTCTATTGATAAG GTAACAAGTCGATGGATTCCTCTCATCAATGAAAGGACAGACAAAGATAGCAG gctGCCTCTTATATTAGTTGGAAACAAGTCTGATCTAGTGGAATATAGCAGTATGGAAACTATCCTTCCCATTATGAATCAATATACAGAGATAGAAACATGTGTAGAG TGTTCAGCCAAAAACTTGAAGAATATATCTGAGCTATTTTATTATGCACAGAAAGCTGTTCTACATCCTACAGGTCCTCTTTATTGCCCAGAGGAGAAAGAG ATGAAACCTGCCTGTATTAAAGCACTCACTCGCATTTTCAGAATTTCTGACCAGGATAACGATGGTACTCTCAATGATGCAGAGCTCAACTTCTTTCAG AGAATTTGTTTTAATACACCACTGGCACCTCAAGCTCTGGAAGATGTAAAGAATGTAGTCAGGAAAAACCTAAGTGATGGAGTTGCAGATAATGGATTAACATTAAAAG gttttctttttctacacACACTTTTCATTCAGCGAGGAAGACATGAAACAACTTGGACGGTTTTACGTCGATTTGGATATGACGATGACTTAGAGCTTACACCAGAGTACCTGTTTCCTCC GCTAAAAATTCCTCCAGACTGCACAACAGAACTAAATCATCATGCATACTtgtttcttcaaagtatttttgatAAACATGATTTG GATAGAGATTGTGCTTTGTCTCCTGATGAGCTGAAAGATTTGTTCAAAGTCTTCCCTTATATGCCATGGGGACCTGATGTTAACAACACTGTTTGTACAAATGAAAGGGGGTGGATTACATACCAAGGGTTTCTTTCTCAGTGGAC ACTAACCACGTACTTAGATGTACAGCGTTGCCTGGAGTACCTGGGTTATTTGGGCTACTCGATACTTGCAGAACAAGAATCTCAAGCATCAGCTATTACag TAACAAGAGATAAAAAGATAGACCTCCAGAAAAAACAGACTCAGAGAAATGTTTTCCGGTGCAATGTTGTTGGAATGAAAGGCTGTGGGAAAAGTGGAGTTCTTCAAGCTCTTCTTGGAAGAAATCTAATA AGACAGAGGCAGATACGTGCAGAACACAAATCTTACTATGCCATTAATACAGTCTATGTATACGGACAGGAAAAATACTTGCTG CTACATGATGTCAGTGACTCTGAATTTTTAACTGATGCTGAAACCATATGTGATGCTGTCTGCCTGGTATATGATGTCAGTAACCCTAAGTCCTTTGAGTACTGTGCCAGGATTTTTAAG CAGCACTTCATGGATAGCAGAATACCATGCTTGGTGGTAGCTGCAAAGTCTGACTTGCATGAAGTTAGACAGGAATATAGTATTTCTCCTGCTGAGTTCTGCAAAAAACACAAAATGCCTCCACCTCAAGCCTTTACTTGTAATACAGTTGATGTGCCGAGTAAGGATATCTTTGTTAAACTGACAACTATGGCAATGTATCC GCATGTGACACAAGCGGACCTCAAGAGCTCTACGTTTTGGCTCCGAGCAAGTTTTGGTGCTACCGTCTTTGCAGTTTTGGGTTTTGCTATGTACAAAGCGTTATTAAAGCAACGATGA